One stretch of Streptomyces peucetius DNA includes these proteins:
- a CDS encoding FAD-dependent monooxygenase: MDPVIVVGAGPVGLSLSLALAAQGVPSVVLDETNGKPEPRPARTVVLRPDTAALVERLGCGTVHDAGVRWTGWRSMLRKQDLRQLPLGDDDSEGPAAPLHIPQHSLALGLREAAMEHRLVRLVTDSRLDSLEQDAGGVGVHTKGPSATWWRGSHLVGCDGARSTVRKLLGIRFPGRTAVERHAVAALRTELPWPGEALLHRQPPWSSGGAEITARPLPDGVWRLDWLLAPRGELVTPEALVARIRDTLTGWCGQAPPYELLDTGVHTLHHRLARRWRVDRAFLAGDAAHLMGAVGTQGLDEGLRDVDNLAWKLAQAWHHGASETLLDSYQTERRTAVAARLRAADQSLPILRSGGGLRMYLPGAARGHDAMLTDAHLGQGALGAPPVYAHSPLTPEPSGPPALTGAGPGSPVADVQVTAPDGTTALLRDRLGQGRLLVVLVAPGTGVWDRRHWVGAGVMPRLAAAVSGLPVQAELLVTESYPGASAHTVLLVRPDGHLVAAFAGVRPAELHAAADIARGGAQDPQDSDRTADTGI; the protein is encoded by the coding sequence GTGGACCCGGTGATCGTGGTCGGCGCCGGCCCGGTCGGACTCTCGCTCTCCCTCGCCCTCGCAGCACAGGGCGTCCCCTCCGTCGTACTCGACGAGACCAACGGGAAACCCGAACCGCGTCCCGCCCGCACCGTCGTGCTCCGCCCCGACACAGCGGCCCTGGTGGAGCGGCTCGGCTGCGGCACCGTGCACGACGCAGGTGTCCGGTGGACCGGTTGGCGGTCGATGCTGCGCAAGCAGGACCTGCGGCAGCTGCCCCTCGGCGACGACGACAGTGAAGGTCCCGCCGCACCGCTGCACATCCCTCAGCACAGCCTCGCCCTCGGACTGCGCGAGGCCGCCATGGAGCACCGGCTCGTACGGCTGGTCACTGACAGCCGCCTCGACTCGCTCGAACAGGACGCCGGAGGGGTGGGCGTGCACACCAAGGGTCCTTCGGCCACTTGGTGGCGCGGGAGTCACCTTGTGGGGTGCGACGGCGCAAGGTCGACGGTCCGCAAGCTCCTCGGCATCCGCTTCCCGGGCCGTACGGCGGTGGAACGTCACGCCGTGGCCGCGCTGCGCACCGAACTGCCCTGGCCCGGCGAAGCGTTGCTGCACCGTCAGCCGCCGTGGAGCTCGGGTGGTGCCGAGATCACCGCGCGCCCGCTCCCGGACGGCGTCTGGCGGCTGGACTGGCTCCTCGCCCCCCGCGGCGAACTGGTCACCCCCGAGGCGCTGGTGGCGCGGATCCGCGACACCCTGACCGGCTGGTGCGGCCAGGCCCCGCCGTACGAACTGCTCGACACCGGCGTCCACACCCTCCACCACCGGCTCGCCCGACGCTGGCGCGTGGACCGCGCATTCCTTGCCGGTGACGCGGCCCATCTGATGGGGGCCGTCGGCACCCAGGGGCTCGACGAGGGGCTGCGGGACGTGGACAACCTGGCCTGGAAGCTGGCCCAGGCGTGGCACCACGGCGCGTCGGAAACGCTCCTGGACAGCTACCAGACGGAACGGCGCACCGCCGTCGCCGCGCGGCTGCGCGCCGCCGACCAATCGCTGCCGATACTCCGCAGCGGCGGCGGGCTGCGCATGTACCTCCCAGGGGCGGCCCGTGGGCACGACGCCATGCTCACCGACGCACATCTCGGGCAGGGCGCACTCGGCGCTCCGCCCGTCTACGCGCACTCCCCCCTCACGCCGGAACCCTCCGGCCCGCCGGCCCTCACCGGCGCGGGGCCGGGCTCACCGGTCGCCGACGTACAGGTCACGGCTCCCGACGGCACCACGGCCCTGTTGCGGGACCGGCTGGGGCAGGGACGTCTGCTCGTCGTACTGGTGGCCCCGGGCACCGGGGTGTGGGACCGGCGGCACTGGGTCGGGGCGGGCGTCATGCCGAGGCTGGCGGCGGCCGTGTCCGGCTTGCCGGTCCAGGCCGAGCTGCTGGTGACGGAGAGCTACCCGGGCGCGTCCGCACACACCGTGCTGCTGGTGCGGCCCGACGGGCATCTGGTGGCCGCCTTCGCGGGGGTGCGGCCCGCGGAATTGCACGCCGCCGCGGACATCGCACGAGGAGGCGCGCAGGACCCGCAGGACTCCGACCGCACCGCGGACACCGGCA
- a CDS encoding amino acid ABC transporter permease: protein MTSVLYDAPGPRAKRRNIVYTAVFLTALALGIWWVLGTMADNGQLEWSLWKPFTEAPAWTTYLLPGLANTLKAAALAMVIALPLGAIFGIARLSDHRWVRVPSGVVVEFFRAIPVLLLMLFANEFYSSYTNISSDVRPLYAVVTGLVLYNASVLAEVVRAGILSLPKGQSEAAKAIGLRKGQTMTNVLLPQSVTAMLPALVSQLVVIVKDTALGGALLAFAELLSAQGTLSANYANTIPSFIVVALIFIVLNLILTTFASWLERRLRQAKRSTGAVLTAPGGAEEPVGEPGVAKTDDGRAG from the coding sequence ATGACATCGGTCCTCTACGACGCTCCCGGCCCCCGCGCCAAGCGTCGCAATATCGTCTACACGGCCGTCTTCCTCACCGCGCTGGCACTGGGCATCTGGTGGGTACTGGGCACCATGGCCGACAACGGACAGCTCGAGTGGTCCCTGTGGAAGCCGTTCACCGAGGCTCCGGCCTGGACGACCTACCTGCTGCCCGGCCTCGCCAACACACTGAAGGCAGCGGCCCTCGCCATGGTGATCGCCCTGCCGCTGGGCGCGATCTTCGGCATCGCCAGGCTCTCCGACCACCGTTGGGTCCGCGTCCCGTCGGGCGTGGTCGTGGAGTTCTTCCGCGCCATTCCCGTCCTGCTCCTGATGCTGTTCGCGAACGAGTTCTACTCGAGCTACACCAACATCAGCAGCGACGTCCGCCCGTTGTACGCGGTGGTCACCGGCCTCGTCCTCTACAACGCGTCGGTCCTCGCCGAGGTCGTCCGGGCCGGCATCCTGTCGCTGCCCAAGGGCCAGTCGGAAGCGGCGAAGGCCATCGGCCTGCGCAAGGGCCAGACGATGACGAACGTGCTGCTCCCGCAGTCCGTCACCGCGATGCTGCCGGCTCTGGTCAGCCAGCTTGTCGTGATCGTCAAGGACACCGCACTCGGCGGCGCGCTGCTGGCCTTCGCCGAGCTGCTCAGCGCGCAGGGCACCCTGTCCGCGAACTACGCGAACACCATCCCCAGCTTCATCGTCGTCGCACTGATCTTCATCGTCCTTAACCTGATCCTCACCACCTTCGCTTCCTGGCTGGAACGCAGGCTGCGACAGGCCAAGAGGAGCACGGGCGCGGTACTGACCGCACCCGGCGGCGCGGAGGAGCCCGTCGGGGAGCCTGGAGTCGCCAAGACCGATGACGGACGGGCCGGCTGA
- a CDS encoding amino acid ABC transporter permease, translated as MFDFLEGYDLLGAFWMTVKLTVLSGIGSLVLGTVLAAMRVSPVPLMRAFGTVYVNVVRNIPLTLIIVFSSIGLADVFGMTLGVADDFNALSFRLAVLSLSAYTAAFVCEAVRSGINTVPVGQAEAARALGLSFTQVLTTIVLPQAFRSVIAPLTNVLIALTKNTTVAAAIGVAEAALLMKEMIENEAQLVLISAIFAFGFVVLTLPTGLILGWVGKRMAVKR; from the coding sequence GTGTTCGACTTTCTTGAAGGTTACGACTTGCTCGGGGCGTTCTGGATGACGGTGAAACTCACCGTCCTCTCCGGAATCGGCTCCCTGGTGCTCGGCACCGTCCTCGCCGCGATGCGGGTGAGCCCAGTGCCTCTGATGCGGGCGTTCGGCACGGTCTATGTGAACGTGGTCCGGAACATCCCGCTGACCCTGATCATCGTCTTCTCCTCGATCGGCCTCGCCGATGTCTTCGGTATGACGCTCGGGGTGGCCGACGACTTCAACGCGCTGTCGTTCCGGCTGGCGGTCCTCAGCCTCTCGGCCTACACCGCTGCCTTCGTCTGCGAGGCCGTGCGCTCCGGCATCAACACGGTGCCGGTCGGCCAGGCGGAGGCGGCACGCGCCCTCGGTCTGAGCTTCACGCAGGTCCTGACGACCATCGTGCTTCCGCAGGCGTTCCGCTCGGTCATCGCCCCGCTCACGAATGTGCTGATCGCCCTCACCAAGAACACCACGGTCGCTGCGGCCATCGGCGTCGCGGAAGCGGCTCTGCTGATGAAGGAGATGATCGAGAACGAGGCACAGCTCGTCCTCATCTCGGCGATCTTCGCGTTCGGCTTCGTGGTCCTCACCCTCCCCACCGGCCTCATCCTCGGCTGGGTCGGCAAGCGCATGGCGGTGAAGCGATGA
- a CDS encoding glutamate ABC transporter substrate-binding protein: protein MKLRKVTAASATVFALALTATACGSDGGDGGSGSDGGNKKITVGIKYDQPGLGLKTPDGSFTGFDVDVAKYVAKELGYKEGDIEFKETKSADRETALARGDVDFIAATYSITDERAEKVDFAGPYLLAHQDLLIRADDNVTKGDDLNGKKLCSVVGSTSAQNVKKDFAPKAQLQEYPTYSQCLGALQSGRVDALTTDDSILAGYAAQPQYKGKFKLAGLKLSNENYGIGVKKGDKEMVDKINAALEKMVQDSAWEQAVKDNFGPANYKNEPAPKIGNIVK from the coding sequence ATGAAGCTTCGTAAGGTCACCGCCGCTTCGGCCACCGTCTTCGCGCTCGCCCTGACCGCCACCGCCTGTGGCTCCGACGGCGGGGACGGCGGCTCCGGCTCCGACGGCGGCAACAAGAAGATCACGGTCGGCATCAAGTACGACCAGCCGGGCCTCGGCCTGAAGACCCCGGACGGCTCTTTCACCGGCTTCGACGTCGACGTCGCCAAGTACGTCGCCAAGGAGCTCGGCTACAAAGAGGGCGACATCGAGTTCAAGGAGACGAAGAGCGCCGACCGCGAGACCGCCCTGGCCCGCGGCGACGTGGACTTCATCGCCGCCACGTACTCGATCACCGACGAGCGCGCGGAGAAGGTCGACTTCGCCGGCCCGTACCTGCTCGCCCACCAGGACCTGCTGATCCGCGCCGACGACAACGTCACCAAGGGCGACGACCTCAACGGCAAGAAGCTCTGCTCGGTCGTCGGCTCCACGTCCGCGCAGAACGTGAAGAAGGACTTCGCCCCGAAGGCCCAACTGCAGGAGTACCCCACGTACTCCCAGTGCCTCGGTGCCCTCCAGAGCGGCCGGGTCGATGCGCTGACCACCGACGACTCGATCCTCGCCGGTTACGCCGCGCAGCCGCAGTACAAGGGAAAGTTCAAGCTCGCCGGCCTCAAGCTGAGCAACGAGAACTACGGCATCGGCGTCAAGAAGGGCGACAAGGAGATGGTCGACAAGATCAACGCCGCCCTCGAGAAGATGGTCCAGGACAGTGCCTGGGAGCAGGCCGTCAAGGACAACTTCGGCCCGGCCAACTACAAGAACGAGCCCGCCCCGAAGATCGGCAACATCGTCAAGTGA
- a CDS encoding amino acid ABC transporter ATP-binding protein, translating into MSGVSVTKDAEDAVPTADLVVLSNVNKHFGALHVLQDIDLTIARGEVVVVIGPSGSGKSTLCRTINRLETVDSGSITIDGKPLPHEGKELARLRADVGMVFQSFNLFAHKTVLENVTLGQIKVRKADKKAAETKARALLDRVGVAAQADKYPAQLSGGQQQRVAIARALAMDPKVMLFDEPTSALDPEMINEVLEVMQQLARDGMTMVVVTHEMGFARSAANRVVFMADGKIVEEATPEEFFSNPRSDRAKDFLSKILHH; encoded by the coding sequence ATGAGCGGAGTGTCAGTGACCAAGGACGCCGAGGACGCGGTGCCCACGGCCGATCTGGTCGTGCTGAGCAACGTGAACAAGCACTTCGGCGCGCTGCATGTGCTCCAGGACATCGACCTGACCATCGCCCGGGGCGAGGTCGTGGTCGTCATCGGACCTTCCGGGTCCGGAAAGTCCACGCTGTGCCGCACCATCAACCGCCTGGAGACGGTCGACTCCGGCTCGATCACGATCGACGGCAAGCCGCTGCCGCACGAGGGCAAGGAACTCGCCCGGCTGCGCGCGGACGTCGGCATGGTCTTCCAGTCGTTCAACCTCTTCGCGCACAAGACCGTGCTGGAGAACGTGACGCTGGGGCAGATCAAGGTCCGCAAGGCCGACAAGAAGGCGGCGGAGACCAAGGCCCGGGCACTGCTCGACCGGGTGGGCGTCGCCGCGCAGGCCGACAAGTACCCCGCACAGCTCTCCGGCGGCCAGCAGCAGCGGGTGGCGATCGCGCGGGCGCTGGCCATGGACCCGAAGGTCATGCTCTTCGACGAGCCGACATCGGCCCTCGACCCCGAGATGATCAACGAGGTCCTCGAAGTCATGCAGCAGCTCGCGCGCGACGGGATGACAATGGTGGTCGTCACACACGAGATGGGCTTCGCCCGATCCGCCGCGAACCGGGTCGTGTTCATGGCGGACGGCAAGATCGTCGAAGAGGCGACGCCCGAGGAGTTCTTCAGCAACCCGCGCAGCGACCGGGCCAAGGACTTCCTGTCGAAGATCCTTCACCACTGA
- a CDS encoding response regulator transcription factor, which translates to MRLLLVEDDDHVAAALSAVLARHGFEVVHARNGEEALRAVLPATEPAKPPFGVVLLDLGLPDQDGYQVCGKIRKLTSTPVIMVTARSDVRSRIHGLNLGADDYVVKPYDTGELLARIHAVSRRTTTDDAAAPVADEALRLGPVTIELPTRRVSVDGTAVQLTRKEFDLLALLAQRPGVVFRREQIISEVWRTSWEGTGRTLEVHVASLRSKLRMPALIETVRGVGYRLVAPTGV; encoded by the coding sequence ATGAGGCTGCTGCTCGTCGAGGACGACGACCATGTCGCCGCCGCCCTGTCGGCGGTGCTCGCCCGGCACGGCTTCGAGGTGGTGCACGCCCGTAACGGCGAGGAGGCCCTGCGGGCCGTCCTGCCGGCCACGGAACCGGCCAAGCCGCCCTTCGGCGTCGTCCTGCTGGACCTCGGCCTGCCCGACCAGGACGGTTACCAGGTGTGCGGCAAGATAAGGAAGCTGACCTCCACGCCCGTGATCATGGTGACGGCCCGCTCCGACGTCCGCTCCCGCATCCACGGTCTCAACCTGGGCGCGGACGACTACGTGGTCAAGCCGTACGACACCGGCGAGCTGCTGGCCCGGATCCATGCCGTCAGCCGGCGCACCACGACCGACGACGCCGCCGCGCCCGTCGCCGACGAGGCCCTGCGGCTGGGACCGGTCACCATCGAGCTGCCCACCCGCAGAGTGAGCGTGGACGGCACGGCCGTACAGCTCACCCGCAAGGAGTTCGACCTCCTGGCCCTGCTCGCCCAGCGCCCCGGCGTGGTCTTCCGGCGCGAGCAGATCATCAGTGAGGTGTGGCGTACCAGCTGGGAGGGCACCGGTCGCACCCTCGAGGTGCACGTGGCGTCCCTGCGCTCCAAGCTCCGGATGCCTGCCCTGATCGAGACCGTGCGGGGCGTCGGCTACCGGCTCGTCGCGCCCACCGGGGTGTAA
- a CDS encoding sensor histidine kinase gives MRTRLLPLLIVLMAGVLLALGFPLAVSVAAAQQQRVVVDRIDDTVRFAALAQFVTDQGTAPDERRSTLQEQLDRYHDTYGIRAGVFYRSGDAMARAPRDWYLPTEGEGRGAFQEALTGRRSQDPPQVWPWQRGERLVVASPVVRDGDVVAVVFTDSPTDQLRSRVLRGWLLIAAGESAAMLLAVGAAFRLTGWVLRPVRILDAATHDIATGRMNSRVAAASGPPELRRLARSFNEMADNVEEVLEQQRAFVADASHQLRNPLAALLLRIELLALELPEGNAEVASVRTEGKRLARVLDDLLDLALAEHASAELRLTDIGELTAERLTAWRPLADEKGVRLSSRAAAVTAWVDPVALSSALDAVIDNALKFTPQGEEVTVATASQGNTSTIVVADRGPGLTDEELSRIGDRFWRSGHHQNVKGSGLGLSISRALLAAGGGSIAYAHHEPHGLKVTLTVPRQRPEDA, from the coding sequence GTGCGTACCCGACTCCTTCCGCTGCTCATCGTGCTCATGGCCGGTGTGCTTCTGGCGCTCGGCTTTCCGCTGGCCGTGAGCGTCGCGGCGGCACAGCAGCAGCGGGTCGTCGTCGACCGCATCGACGACACCGTGCGGTTCGCGGCGCTCGCCCAGTTCGTCACCGACCAGGGGACCGCGCCGGACGAGCGCCGCTCGACGCTCCAGGAGCAGCTCGACCGCTACCACGACACGTACGGGATCAGGGCGGGGGTCTTCTACCGCAGCGGCGACGCGATGGCGCGCGCGCCGCGCGACTGGTACCTGCCCACGGAGGGGGAGGGCCGCGGGGCGTTCCAGGAGGCACTCACCGGCCGGCGCAGCCAGGACCCGCCGCAGGTGTGGCCGTGGCAGCGCGGCGAACGGCTGGTCGTCGCCTCCCCGGTCGTGCGGGACGGGGACGTCGTCGCCGTGGTGTTCACCGACTCACCGACCGACCAGCTGCGTTCGCGCGTCCTGCGGGGCTGGCTGCTGATCGCGGCCGGTGAAAGCGCCGCGATGCTCCTCGCGGTCGGCGCGGCCTTCCGTCTCACCGGGTGGGTGCTCAGGCCCGTTCGCATCCTGGACGCGGCCACCCACGACATCGCGACCGGGCGGATGAACTCACGGGTCGCGGCCGCGAGCGGGCCGCCGGAGCTCCGGCGGCTGGCCCGCTCGTTCAACGAGATGGCCGACAACGTCGAGGAGGTCCTCGAACAGCAACGGGCCTTCGTCGCGGACGCTTCCCATCAGTTGCGCAACCCGCTCGCCGCGCTGCTGCTGCGGATCGAGCTGCTCGCGCTCGAGCTCCCCGAGGGGAACGCGGAGGTCGCCTCCGTCCGTACCGAGGGCAAGCGCCTCGCCCGGGTCCTGGACGATCTGCTGGACCTGGCCCTGGCCGAGCACGCCTCCGCGGAGCTGCGGCTCACCGACATCGGGGAGCTGACCGCCGAGCGGTTGACCGCGTGGCGGCCGCTGGCCGACGAGAAGGGCGTGCGGCTGTCGTCCAGGGCCGCCGCCGTCACCGCCTGGGTCGACCCCGTCGCGCTGTCCAGCGCACTCGACGCGGTGATCGACAACGCGCTGAAGTTCACTCCGCAGGGTGAGGAGGTGACTGTCGCGACCGCGTCGCAGGGCAACACGTCGACCATCGTCGTCGCCGACCGGGGGCCGGGTCTGACCGACGAGGAGCTGTCCCGGATCGGCGACCGCTTCTGGCGCAGCGGCCACCACCAGAACGTGAAGGGCTCGGGGCTGGGCCTGTCGATCTCGAGGGCGCTGCTGGCGGCGGGCGGCGGGTCCATCGCCTACGCGCACCACGAGCCGCACGGTCTGAAGGTGACGCTCACCGTTCCGCGCCAGCGCCCCGAGGACGCCTGA
- a CDS encoding TAXI family TRAP transporter solute-binding subunit: protein MLPAPAVLSRLGRRRALQGAAAALVVLGLLLWWLLPFGQSSPSGKLTLSTGSHSGVYQRYGVLLKDALARDMPDLEIDLRTSEGSQQNLARLASGEADFTIATADAVATYKRQRLPGADQLRGCARLYDDYVQLVVPKDSPVRSVSDLRGRAVGVGQDGSGIRLVADRLMKAAGLDPEQDITAFPSGINAAPGQLEKGTIDAFFWSGGLPTGTVQKLSERFPVRLVALGPELVAKLHASGDPTSYYRSAVMPADAYPRAQGGPVGTVAVANLLVTTDSMSAAQTEGFTRTVIRSRDRIGNTVHPAQRVDLRTAVYTDPLPLHEGARRYYRSVKP from the coding sequence ATGCTCCCGGCACCCGCGGTCCTCTCCCGCCTCGGCCGCCGCCGCGCCCTGCAGGGTGCCGCGGCCGCCCTGGTGGTCCTCGGGCTGCTGCTGTGGTGGCTGCTGCCGTTCGGGCAGTCGTCACCAAGCGGGAAGCTGACGCTCAGCACGGGGTCGCACAGCGGCGTCTACCAGCGCTACGGGGTGCTCCTGAAGGACGCCCTTGCACGGGACATGCCGGACCTGGAAATAGACCTGCGCACCAGCGAGGGCTCCCAGCAGAACCTGGCGCGCCTGGCGTCCGGAGAGGCCGACTTCACCATCGCCACCGCCGACGCGGTCGCGACGTACAAGCGGCAGCGGCTCCCGGGAGCCGACCAGCTGCGCGGCTGCGCCCGGCTGTACGACGACTACGTCCAGCTCGTCGTGCCGAAGGACTCACCGGTCCGGTCGGTGAGCGACCTGCGGGGCAGAGCGGTGGGCGTCGGCCAGGACGGCTCCGGCATACGGCTGGTGGCGGACCGGCTGATGAAGGCGGCCGGCCTCGATCCCGAGCAGGACATCACGGCGTTTCCCTCGGGCATCAATGCGGCGCCCGGCCAGCTGGAGAAGGGCACCATCGACGCGTTCTTCTGGTCCGGGGGCCTGCCCACCGGCACCGTGCAGAAGCTGTCGGAGCGCTTCCCCGTCCGCCTGGTCGCACTGGGGCCGGAGCTCGTCGCGAAGCTCCACGCGTCGGGCGACCCGACCAGTTACTACCGTTCCGCCGTGATGCCGGCCGACGCCTACCCGCGGGCACAGGGCGGACCCGTCGGGACCGTCGCGGTGGCGAACCTGCTGGTCACCACGGACAGCATGAGCGCGGCGCAGACCGAGGGCTTCACCCGCACGGTGATCAGGAGCCGGGACCGCATCGGCAACACGGTCCACCCCGCGCAACGGGTGGACCTGCGCACGGCCGTCTACACGGACCCGCTGCCGCTGCACGAGGGCGCGCGACGCTACTACCGCTCGGTCAAGCCCTGA
- a CDS encoding FMN-dependent NADH-azoreductase — protein sequence MPTLLHLDSSARPESVSRQVSAEFAAAWRTANPRGTHIHRDLTAVPVPHVDAAQIEVVTRLETAGIRDLGEARDAALTAEEKGSWALSWELIEEVLAADTLVIGLPMYNFSVPSAFKAWFDRIAIPPVIVDPLTGTGPLSGKRTIVVTARGGAYGPGTPRHGSDFQEPYLRAAFAMVGLCDALLFLHSEMTKSGHVPRLAEFRETAAGSLKDAVESARAAARR from the coding sequence ATGCCAACGCTGCTCCACCTTGACTCCAGCGCCCGCCCGGAGTCCGTCTCGCGCCAGGTCTCGGCCGAATTCGCTGCGGCCTGGCGGACGGCCAACCCCAGGGGTACGCACATCCACCGCGATCTCACCGCGGTTCCGGTTCCGCACGTGGACGCCGCCCAGATCGAGGTCGTGACACGCCTGGAGACCGCCGGCATCCGCGATCTCGGCGAGGCGCGGGACGCGGCCCTGACGGCGGAGGAGAAGGGAAGCTGGGCCCTCAGCTGGGAGCTCATCGAGGAGGTGCTGGCGGCCGACACCCTGGTGATCGGCCTGCCCATGTACAACTTCTCCGTGCCGTCCGCCTTCAAGGCATGGTTCGACCGCATCGCCATCCCGCCGGTGATCGTGGACCCCCTGACCGGGACGGGGCCGCTCTCGGGCAAGCGGACGATCGTGGTGACGGCGAGAGGCGGGGCCTACGGCCCGGGGACGCCCCGCCACGGCTCGGACTTCCAGGAGCCGTATCTGCGGGCCGCCTTCGCCATGGTGGGGCTCTGCGACGCCCTGCTCTTCCTGCACTCGGAGATGACGAAGTCAGGTCATGTGCCCAGGCTGGCGGAGTTCCGCGAGACCGCCGCGGGCTCGCTGAAGGACGCGGTGGAGAGCGCCCGCGCGGCGGCCCGCCGCTGA
- a CDS encoding LysR family transcriptional regulator: MVLDIRKLVLLREVEASGSIAAAAQALNYTRSAVSQQLSALEAETGVALVDRGSRRAGLTVAGRALVEHTERILERVEAAEAVLLAVTGGVSGELRVGVPFHEGPALLVPVLTGLQAQHPDLRITLHGVAASEGREAVRLGRLDVVMAARYDQVPQKPVPGLHEEPLADDRVRIAVAPDDVTVAGGCGPVALGEFAHRPWILDPDSGIGKLALHACAAAGFAPDVVADTGDMHAALGLVSLGWGVALVPDLVPDRPGYPVRRVPLAEPELTRRLSLVARRGALERPAVAAVLAAVRVAADALVNDSAGAQPEAGAG; the protein is encoded by the coding sequence ATGGTGCTCGACATACGGAAACTGGTGCTGCTGCGTGAGGTGGAGGCGTCCGGTTCCATCGCGGCGGCGGCGCAGGCGCTGAACTACACCCGCTCCGCCGTCTCGCAGCAGCTGTCCGCCCTGGAGGCCGAGACAGGCGTGGCGCTGGTCGACCGGGGTAGCCGGCGGGCCGGCCTCACCGTGGCGGGCAGGGCCCTCGTGGAACACACGGAGCGGATCCTCGAACGGGTCGAGGCGGCCGAGGCGGTGCTGCTGGCCGTGACCGGCGGTGTCTCCGGTGAACTTCGGGTCGGAGTGCCGTTCCACGAAGGGCCCGCGCTCCTCGTGCCCGTCCTCACCGGACTCCAGGCCCAACACCCGGACCTGCGGATCACCCTGCACGGCGTCGCGGCCTCCGAGGGCCGGGAGGCGGTCCGGCTCGGCCGGCTCGACGTGGTCATGGCGGCCCGCTACGACCAGGTGCCTCAGAAGCCAGTGCCGGGACTGCACGAGGAGCCGCTGGCGGACGACCGGGTCAGGATTGCGGTCGCCCCTGACGACGTGACCGTCGCCGGCGGCTGCGGACCGGTGGCCCTCGGCGAGTTCGCCCACCGGCCGTGGATCCTCGACCCCGACTCCGGAATCGGCAAGCTGGCGCTGCACGCCTGCGCGGCGGCCGGGTTCGCCCCCGATGTGGTGGCCGACACCGGGGACATGCACGCCGCTCTCGGGCTGGTGTCGCTCGGCTGGGGGGTGGCCCTGGTGCCCGATCTCGTACCGGACCGCCCCGGCTATCCGGTCCGCCGGGTCCCCCTCGCCGAGCCCGAGCTCACGCGGCGGCTGTCCCTGGTGGCCAGGCGCGGGGCACTGGAGCGGCCGGCGGTCGCGGCCGTGCTGGCGGCGGTACGGGTGGCGGCCGACGCGCTCGTGAACGACAGTGCCGGGGCACAGCCGGAGGCCGGGGCCGGCTGA
- a CDS encoding nuclear transport factor 2 family protein, translating to MQTASLPLTQTGARPRPADSAPASPATDGAPGLPGHSAHLDLVRRAYRAFGSRDVAALLETLAPDVEWIHPDGMAVYGLGGTKHGHAGVREFLSHVPNVLGGMRLEPEEFVESGDRVVVFGTRQVTSRRGRTETLSFVHSWTLSGGKAVRMEDIFDTAALHRLIES from the coding sequence ATGCAGACCGCCTCCCTGCCTCTTACGCAGACAGGTGCCCGGCCACGCCCGGCGGACTCCGCCCCGGCCTCACCCGCCACGGACGGCGCGCCCGGGCTTCCCGGGCACAGCGCCCACCTCGACCTCGTCCGGCGCGCGTACCGGGCCTTCGGTTCCCGGGACGTGGCGGCGCTGCTGGAGACCCTGGCGCCCGACGTGGAGTGGATCCACCCCGACGGGATGGCCGTGTACGGGCTGGGCGGCACGAAGCACGGGCACGCGGGCGTCCGGGAGTTCCTCTCGCACGTGCCGAACGTGCTCGGCGGGATGCGACTGGAGCCGGAGGAGTTCGTGGAGTCCGGGGACCGGGTGGTGGTCTTCGGAACGCGTCAGGTGACGTCGAGACGCGGCCGTACGGAAACCCTGTCGTTCGTGCACTCCTGGACGCTGAGCGGCGGCAAGGCCGTTCGCATGGAGGACATCTTCGACACAGCGGCGCTCCACCGGCTGATCGAGAGCTGA